The following coding sequences lie in one uncultured Mailhella sp. genomic window:
- a CDS encoding LL-diaminopimelate aminotransferase, giving the protein MRSINSAYAGLSGNYLFSEVARRVRAYKEKHPEADVISLGIGDVSQPLVPAVIEALHKAVDEMGRAETFRGYGPEQGYAFLREAILKHDYLSRGVNLDADEIFISDGAKSDVGNFQELFGEDAVIALTDPVYPVYEDSNAMAGRGGVHENGRWSRIVYLPCTKENNFCPALPEERVDVVYLCSPNNPTGTVLDRDALTRWVDYAKKNDSLIMFDAAYESFIRDESIPRSIFEIPGADEVAVEFRSLSKTAGFTGLRCGYAVVPKKLTARAADGTVLHLHDMWLRRQCTKYNGCPYIVQRAAEAAFMEPARTQMKAVLGIYQSNADMMLKTCAKLGLEAFGGVHSPYVWLRTPGGTDSWAFFDMLLEKAGVVCTPGVGFGASGEGYVRLTAFNTPELTRAALERLEKVIK; this is encoded by the coding sequence ATGCGCAGCATCAACAGCGCCTATGCGGGCCTTTCCGGCAACTATCTGTTCAGCGAAGTCGCCCGCAGGGTTCGCGCGTACAAGGAAAAACATCCCGAGGCCGACGTCATCAGCCTCGGCATCGGCGACGTGTCCCAGCCGCTGGTTCCCGCGGTCATCGAGGCCCTGCACAAGGCCGTGGACGAAATGGGCCGCGCCGAAACCTTCCGCGGCTACGGCCCGGAACAGGGCTACGCCTTCCTGCGCGAAGCCATTCTCAAGCACGACTATCTCTCCCGCGGCGTGAACCTCGACGCCGATGAAATCTTCATCAGCGACGGCGCGAAGAGCGACGTGGGCAATTTCCAGGAACTCTTCGGCGAAGACGCCGTCATTGCGCTTACCGATCCCGTCTATCCCGTGTACGAGGATTCCAACGCCATGGCCGGCCGCGGCGGCGTGCATGAAAACGGCCGCTGGAGCCGCATCGTGTACCTGCCCTGCACGAAGGAAAACAATTTCTGCCCCGCCCTGCCCGAAGAGCGCGTGGACGTGGTGTATCTTTGCAGTCCCAACAACCCCACCGGCACCGTGCTCGACAGAGACGCCCTGACCAGATGGGTGGACTACGCGAAGAAGAACGACTCGCTCATCATGTTCGACGCGGCCTACGAATCCTTCATCCGCGACGAATCCATTCCGCGCAGCATCTTTGAAATCCCCGGCGCGGACGAAGTGGCCGTGGAATTCCGCAGCCTTTCCAAGACCGCGGGCTTCACGGGACTGCGCTGCGGCTACGCCGTGGTGCCCAAGAAGCTCACGGCCCGCGCCGCCGACGGCACCGTGCTGCATCTGCACGACATGTGGCTGCGCCGCCAGTGCACCAAGTACAACGGCTGCCCCTACATCGTGCAGCGCGCGGCCGAAGCCGCCTTCATGGAACCGGCCAGAACCCAGATGAAGGCCGTGCTCGGCATCTACCAGAGCAACGCCGACATGATGCTCAAAACCTGCGCCAAGCTCGGCCTTGAAGCCTTCGGCGGCGTGCATTCGCCCTATGTGTGGCTGAGAACGCCCGGCGGAACGGATTCCTGGGCCTTCTTCGACATGCTGCTGGAGAAGGCCGGCGTGGTCTGCACGCCCGGCGTCGGCTTCGGCGCGAGCGGCGAAGGCTACGTGCGCCTCACCGCCTTCAACACTCCGGAACTTACCCGAGCCGCCCTTGAGCGGCTGGAAAAAGTCATCAAATAA
- a CDS encoding glutamate synthase-related protein encodes MQTVKALDNCTDDLRWIIRYDPTRCTMCGSCVAQCMQNAIEVRMMRQDLTVSEKPWPDPEKKHLARPVIRQKTDLAHLCVGCGFCAKVCPNDAIHPERNPDQRIPVIARVNGPIRRGGRTNLNTQRTLDAIVVGRISQMTDPALDSERHTFDMRAPLGRVLPSRDLATELQVRDGKLVKTGHTPPVNWIYPLIFSDMSIGALSTRAWEAIAMAAAYLNEECGLPVRMSSGEGGMPVKLMESDKLKYFIIQIASGHFGWDRIVKALPRMKVDPAGVLIKIGQGAKPGDGGLLPASKVAPHIQAIRGVPKSTLHSPPNHQGLYSIEESVQKMHLSLNAAFGFRVPVAIKCAASATSVSVYNNLLRDPYRICGGFFIDGIQGGTGAANEVSLDHTGHPVVSKLRDCYLAAVRQGLQGQIPLWAGGGVGLTGNAAADAFKMICLGANGVFIGKLLIQLLGCVGNENGRCNNCSTGLCPNGICSQDPRLVARLDVDRGAQAIVDYVLAFDSEMRKLMAPIGNSSLPVGRSDALVATDHAVAEKLGIAYAC; translated from the coding sequence ATGCAAACAGTAAAGGCTCTCGACAACTGCACGGACGATCTGCGCTGGATCATCCGCTACGATCCCACCCGCTGCACCATGTGCGGCAGCTGCGTGGCCCAGTGCATGCAGAACGCCATCGAAGTCCGCATGATGCGTCAGGACCTCACGGTTTCGGAAAAGCCCTGGCCCGATCCGGAAAAGAAGCATCTTGCACGGCCCGTCATCCGCCAGAAGACCGACCTTGCCCATCTGTGCGTGGGCTGCGGCTTCTGCGCCAAGGTCTGCCCCAACGACGCCATTCATCCCGAACGCAACCCCGATCAGCGCATTCCGGTGATCGCCCGCGTGAACGGCCCCATCCGCCGCGGCGGACGCACCAACCTGAACACGCAGCGCACCCTCGACGCCATCGTGGTGGGCCGCATCAGCCAGATGACCGACCCCGCCCTCGACTCCGAACGTCACACCTTCGACATGCGCGCTCCGCTGGGCCGCGTGCTGCCCTCCCGCGACCTCGCCACAGAACTTCAGGTGCGCGACGGCAAGCTCGTGAAGACCGGTCACACCCCGCCCGTGAACTGGATCTATCCGCTCATCTTCAGCGACATGTCCATCGGCGCGCTCTCCACCCGCGCCTGGGAAGCCATCGCCATGGCCGCCGCCTACCTCAACGAGGAATGCGGACTGCCCGTGCGCATGAGCTCCGGCGAAGGCGGCATGCCCGTCAAGCTCATGGAGTCCGACAAGCTCAAGTATTTCATCATTCAGATCGCGTCCGGCCACTTCGGCTGGGACCGCATCGTCAAGGCGCTGCCCCGCATGAAGGTGGATCCCGCAGGCGTGCTCATCAAGATCGGTCAGGGCGCCAAGCCCGGCGACGGCGGCCTGCTTCCCGCCTCCAAGGTGGCTCCGCACATTCAGGCCATCCGCGGCGTGCCCAAGTCCACCCTGCATTCGCCGCCGAACCATCAGGGCCTCTACTCCATCGAGGAATCGGTGCAGAAGATGCACCTTTCGCTCAACGCGGCCTTCGGCTTCCGCGTGCCCGTGGCCATCAAGTGCGCGGCCTCGGCCACCTCGGTTTCCGTGTACAACAACCTTCTGCGCGACCCCTACCGCATCTGCGGCGGCTTCTTCATCGACGGCATTCAGGGCGGCACCGGCGCGGCCAACGAGGTTTCCCTCGATCACACCGGCCATCCCGTGGTGTCCAAGCTGCGCGACTGCTACCTCGCCGCCGTGCGTCAGGGTCTGCAGGGTCAGATTCCGCTCTGGGCCGGCGGCGGCGTGGGCCTCACCGGCAACGCGGCTGCCGACGCCTTCAAGATGATCTGCCTCGGCGCCAACGGCGTGTTCATCGGCAAGCTCCTCATCCAGCTGCTCGGATGCGTGGGCAACGAGAACGGCCGCTGCAACAACTGTTCCACGGGTCTGTGCCCCAACGGCATCTGTTCGCAGGATCCGCGCCTCGTGGCGCGTCTCGACGTGGACAGAGGGGCACAGGCCATTGTGGACTACGTGCTCGCCTTCGACAGCGAAATGCGCAAGCTCATGGCCCCCATCGGCAACAGTTCTCTGCCCGTGGGCCGCTCCGACGCTCTGGTCGCCACCGACCACGCCGTGGCGGAAAAGCTCGGCATAGCCTACGCATGCTGA
- a CDS encoding FAD-dependent oxidoreductase, giving the protein MSTQDLLLAIGEAVARGETEFDIHASGQHDIGGPLWNAEGRTLRFHVTNPGQRVGCMGLDHTEIVVEGSAPADVGWLNSGARITVKGDAGDTAGHCAASGVIYIGGRAGTRSGSLMKHDPLYSEPELWILDGTGSFPCEFMGGGKMVVCGLDTPEGASVLGERACVGMVGGVVYFRGNSGSYAENDVAVHDLDEADIAFLSTGLKNFLDAVDKSSALETLSCWSEWRKLLPIKSGDHKKTRMSVSDYHAKEWVKGGIFSDVVKDDFRVNSLVARGDFRLRVPSWDNAATAAPCEYACPASIPTQKRYNLLREGRTEEALRLVLDYSPFPGSVCGGVCPNPCMDACTRGCRIDSPIQIGPLGRESALIKVEKPSVRTGRKVAVIGSGVAGLSAAWQLARKGHDVTVYEADKVVGGKIEQVIPRERLDHSVLEAEIRRIEDMGVRFVTSCRVDREKFDALRKENDAVVVAVGGTKARMFNWPGKERIVPGIDYMKAVNKGEHPVTGKNVIVIGCGNAGMDAAAGAYAEGAEHVTCVDVQKPAAFAKEIAHIESLGGKLVWPFMTREITPEGIIDDKGRLVPGDMVIITIGDEPEIDFLPEGVRTFRGSWVVPGDDMSILPGVFAAGDVVKPGLLVTAIGSGAQAAKAADAYLMGKPAPKADSRDMASTRLSLEYFSRVHKADLPAPADDYSRCVSCGSCRDCGMCLQSCPEKAISRVEMDGIFAYVSDPERCIGCGVCAGVCPCGVWTMHKNTEMTFPVEGASA; this is encoded by the coding sequence ATGTCTACGCAGGATCTGCTGCTGGCCATCGGCGAGGCCGTGGCCCGGGGCGAAACGGAATTCGACATCCATGCGTCCGGTCAGCACGACATCGGCGGCCCCCTCTGGAACGCCGAAGGCCGCACCCTGCGCTTCCATGTGACCAATCCCGGTCAGCGCGTGGGCTGCATGGGCCTCGATCACACCGAAATCGTGGTGGAAGGCTCCGCCCCCGCCGACGTGGGCTGGCTCAACTCCGGCGCGCGCATCACCGTGAAGGGCGACGCCGGCGACACCGCCGGTCACTGCGCGGCATCGGGCGTCATCTACATCGGCGGCCGCGCGGGCACCCGTTCCGGCTCGCTCATGAAGCACGATCCGCTCTACTCCGAGCCCGAACTCTGGATTCTCGACGGCACCGGCTCCTTCCCGTGCGAATTCATGGGCGGCGGCAAGATGGTGGTCTGCGGCCTCGACACCCCCGAAGGCGCTTCCGTGCTCGGCGAGCGCGCCTGCGTCGGCATGGTGGGCGGCGTGGTGTACTTCCGCGGCAATTCCGGCTCCTACGCCGAAAACGACGTGGCCGTGCACGATCTCGACGAGGCGGACATCGCCTTCCTCTCCACCGGTCTGAAGAACTTCCTGGACGCGGTGGACAAGTCTTCCGCGCTCGAAACGCTCAGCTGCTGGAGCGAATGGCGCAAGCTTCTGCCCATCAAGAGCGGCGATCACAAAAAGACCCGCATGAGCGTTTCCGACTATCACGCCAAAGAATGGGTGAAGGGCGGCATTTTCAGCGACGTGGTGAAGGACGACTTCCGCGTGAACAGTCTGGTGGCGCGCGGCGACTTCCGCCTGCGCGTGCCCTCCTGGGACAACGCCGCCACCGCGGCCCCCTGCGAGTATGCCTGCCCGGCCAGCATTCCCACGCAGAAGCGCTACAACCTGCTGCGCGAAGGCCGCACCGAAGAGGCCCTGCGCCTCGTGCTCGACTACTCTCCCTTCCCCGGCTCGGTGTGCGGCGGCGTGTGCCCCAACCCCTGCATGGACGCCTGCACCCGCGGCTGCCGCATCGACTCGCCCATCCAGATAGGCCCCCTCGGCCGTGAATCGGCGCTCATCAAGGTGGAAAAGCCCTCCGTGCGCACCGGCAGGAAGGTGGCCGTCATCGGCTCCGGCGTGGCCGGTCTCTCCGCGGCCTGGCAGCTCGCCCGCAAGGGTCACGACGTGACCGTGTACGAAGCCGACAAGGTCGTGGGCGGCAAGATCGAGCAGGTCATTCCCCGCGAGCGTCTCGATCACTCCGTGCTTGAAGCGGAAATCCGCCGCATCGAGGACATGGGCGTGCGCTTCGTCACCTCCTGCCGCGTGGACCGCGAAAAGTTCGACGCCCTGCGCAAGGAAAACGACGCCGTCGTGGTGGCCGTGGGCGGCACCAAGGCCAGAATGTTCAACTGGCCGGGCAAGGAACGCATCGTTCCCGGCATCGACTACATGAAGGCCGTGAACAAGGGCGAACATCCCGTCACGGGCAAAAACGTCATCGTCATCGGCTGCGGCAACGCGGGCATGGACGCCGCGGCAGGCGCCTATGCCGAAGGCGCGGAGCACGTCACCTGCGTCGACGTGCAGAAGCCCGCGGCCTTTGCCAAGGAAATCGCCCACATCGAATCCCTCGGCGGCAAGCTCGTGTGGCCCTTCATGACCAGGGAAATCACGCCCGAAGGCATCATCGACGACAAGGGTCGTCTTGTTCCCGGCGACATGGTCATCATCACCATCGGCGACGAGCCGGAAATCGACTTCCTGCCCGAAGGCGTGCGCACCTTCCGCGGCAGCTGGGTGGTTCCCGGCGACGACATGAGCATTCTGCCCGGCGTGTTCGCCGCGGGCGACGTGGTGAAGCCCGGTCTGCTCGTGACGGCCATCGGTTCCGGCGCGCAGGCGGCCAAGGCCGCCGACGCCTACCTCATGGGCAAACCCGCTCCCAAGGCAGATTCGCGCGACATGGCCTCCACCCGCCTCAGCCTGGAATATTTCTCCCGTGTTCACAAGGCGGATCTGCCCGCTCCCGCGGACGACTATTCCCGCTGCGTGAGCTGCGGCTCCTGCCGCGACTGCGGCATGTGCCTGCAATCCTGCCCCGAGAAGGCCATCTCCCGCGTGGAAATGGACGGCATCTTCGCCTACGTTTCCGATCCCGAACGCTGCATAGGCTGCGGCGTGTGCGCGGGCGTGTGCCCCTGCGGCGTGTGGACCATGCACAAGAACACGGAAATGACCTTTCCTGTGGAAGGCGCTTCGGCCTGA
- a CDS encoding glutamate synthase, which produces MCRIGSIKSLTPIGPRKALELMLPQQEGYDNSGFAMVMQDLAGPFAEWKDRPLLSAACSREGMRAVDDYMAEHHFSLLFSWTPKYDARPGLDIRPMERYLFRVYDYPPHYRYSSDEEKSALLLDTRLALRAMLEKDNEGFVYSFWPDTLTLKEIGDPRDIATYFRLWDDSCPLLARNIVTQCRQNTNYDIVRYAAHPFFLQGYTLCANGENTFYTKNREFQKSLHRGYTGFESDSQCLLYSLHYVLHELKWPIEYYKHVITPLPFAEIDKREDAEVLRIIRETLAHLEINGPNAIIAMLPDGRMMTCCDSKKLRPVVVGRTKDMLAISSEVCGLNAVMPDRDVSTDIYPGERETIVVDNDLRVRICKQ; this is translated from the coding sequence ATGTGCAGAATAGGGTCGATAAAGAGCTTAACGCCCATCGGGCCGCGCAAAGCGCTCGAACTCATGCTTCCCCAGCAGGAAGGGTATGACAACTCCGGCTTCGCCATGGTCATGCAGGACCTGGCCGGGCCCTTCGCCGAATGGAAAGACAGGCCTCTGCTCTCTGCGGCCTGCTCCCGGGAAGGCATGCGCGCCGTGGACGACTACATGGCCGAGCATCATTTCTCCCTGCTTTTCAGCTGGACTCCCAAGTACGACGCGCGTCCCGGGCTGGACATCCGCCCCATGGAACGCTACCTCTTCCGCGTGTACGACTATCCGCCGCACTACCGCTACAGCAGCGACGAGGAAAAGTCCGCCCTTCTGCTCGACACCCGCCTCGCCCTGCGCGCCATGCTGGAAAAGGACAATGAAGGCTTCGTCTATTCCTTCTGGCCCGACACCCTCACCCTCAAGGAAATAGGCGATCCGCGCGACATCGCCACCTATTTCCGCCTCTGGGACGATTCCTGCCCGCTGCTCGCGAGGAACATCGTCACCCAGTGCCGCCAGAACACCAACTACGACATCGTGCGCTACGCGGCCCATCCGTTCTTCCTTCAGGGCTACACCCTCTGCGCCAACGGCGAAAACACCTTCTACACCAAGAACAGGGAATTTCAGAAGTCGCTGCACCGCGGCTACACCGGCTTTGAATCCGACTCGCAGTGCCTGCTCTACAGCCTTCACTACGTGCTGCACGAGCTCAAGTGGCCCATCGAGTACTACAAGCACGTCATCACGCCCCTGCCCTTCGCCGAAATCGACAAGCGCGAAGACGCGGAAGTGCTGCGCATCATCCGCGAGACGCTCGCCCATCTTGAAATCAACGGGCCGAACGCCATCATCGCCATGCTTCCCGACGGCCGCATGATGACCTGCTGCGACTCCAAGAAACTGCGTCCCGTGGTGGTCGGCCGCACCAAGGACATGCTCGCCATCTCCTCCGAAGTGTGCGGTCTCAACGCCGTCATGCCCGACCGCGACGTTTCCACAGACATTTATCCCGGCGAGAGGGAAACCATCGTCGTCGACAACGACCTGAGGGTGCGCATATGCAAACAGTAA
- a CDS encoding sigma-54-dependent Fis family transcriptional regulator: protein MPDHEFSPNSFEPYLDSLRHIVHCLEPGLPFREVLRRVLCSLSGDMPFERPHIVVQNPENGSLHLSMAEGQTSVPHLTYAPGKGITGQVFASGKPIIVDCMKSHPDFLNRLFERSEEQLRTLAFICVPVTTQKRSGEPDSGRITVGTLSVDTPMADHEILELRCRLLEVVAALVGHQVACLQEDMVRQATHYTRQDDRPLPSVLQAMPSIVVLSKSMNHVLHHVAQVAPSQTTVLLRGESGSGKELMASAIHQCSTRASRPFIRLNCAALPADLVEGELFGWQKGAFTGAQQARRGVFEQADTGTLFLDEIGDLSLPAQAKVLRAIQEREIVRLGSERPVKVDVRLICATHQPLEKLVDKGLFREDLYYRINVFPLFLPPLRERKDDILPLAEHFLHMFSRSYGRPARRLSPQAADALLAWHWPGNVRELQNAMERAVLLCENELVCPCHLPPALRSAVGDDAPAEANGRALGFHEEVGQLEKKRLEEALVRSRGNIHQAARDIDITYRIFYYKMKKYGIDYRRYLAR, encoded by the coding sequence ATGCCCGACCACGAATTTTCTCCCAACTCGTTCGAACCCTATCTCGACAGTCTGCGGCACATCGTACACTGCCTTGAACCGGGTCTTCCCTTCCGGGAAGTACTGCGCCGGGTGCTCTGCTCCCTTTCCGGCGACATGCCCTTCGAGCGCCCTCACATCGTGGTACAAAACCCGGAAAACGGAAGCCTGCACCTCTCCATGGCCGAGGGACAGACTTCCGTTCCTCATCTCACCTACGCCCCGGGCAAGGGCATCACAGGCCAGGTGTTCGCTTCAGGCAAGCCCATCATCGTGGACTGCATGAAGAGCCACCCCGACTTTCTCAACAGGCTCTTTGAAAGAAGTGAAGAACAGCTCCGCACGCTGGCCTTCATCTGCGTGCCCGTCACCACGCAGAAGCGCTCCGGCGAGCCGGATTCCGGCCGCATCACCGTGGGCACCCTCAGCGTGGACACCCCCATGGCCGATCACGAAATTCTGGAGCTGCGCTGCCGTCTGCTCGAAGTGGTGGCCGCTCTGGTAGGACATCAGGTAGCCTGTCTGCAGGAAGACATGGTGCGCCAGGCCACCCACTACACCCGTCAGGACGACAGGCCCCTGCCCTCCGTGCTGCAGGCCATGCCCTCCATCGTGGTGCTCTCCAAGTCCATGAACCACGTGCTGCATCATGTGGCGCAGGTGGCTCCGAGTCAGACCACCGTGCTGCTGCGCGGCGAATCCGGTTCGGGCAAGGAACTCATGGCTTCGGCCATCCATCAGTGCAGCACGCGCGCCTCGCGTCCGTTCATCCGCCTCAACTGCGCCGCCCTTCCCGCCGACCTCGTGGAAGGCGAACTCTTCGGCTGGCAGAAGGGCGCGTTCACCGGCGCGCAGCAGGCGCGGCGCGGCGTGTTTGAACAGGCCGACACCGGCACCCTCTTTCTCGATGAAATAGGCGATCTCTCCCTGCCCGCGCAGGCCAAGGTGCTGCGCGCCATTCAGGAGCGGGAAATCGTGCGCCTCGGCAGCGAACGCCCGGTCAAGGTGGACGTGCGCCTCATCTGCGCCACGCATCAGCCTCTGGAAAAGCTGGTGGACAAGGGACTCTTCCGCGAAGACCTCTACTACCGCATCAACGTGTTTCCGCTGTTTCTGCCGCCGCTGCGCGAACGCAAGGACGACATTCTGCCCCTCGCGGAACATTTTCTGCACATGTTCTCCCGCAGCTACGGCCGTCCTGCCAGGCGCCTGTCCCCGCAGGCCGCCGACGCCCTGCTCGCATGGCACTGGCCGGGCAACGTGCGCGAACTGCAAAACGCCATGGAACGCGCCGTGCTATTGTGTGAAAACGAACTCGTCTGCCCCTGCCATCTTCCGCCGGCCCTGCGCTCCGCCGTGGGCGACGACGCTCCCGCCGAAGCGAACGGCCGCGCCCTGGGGTTCCACGAAGAAGTGGGACAGCTCGAAAAGAAAAGACTGGAAGAAGCGCTGGTGCGCAGCCGCGGCAACATTCATCAGGCCGCACGCGACATCGACATCACTTACCGCATCTTCTACTACAAGATGAAAAAATACGGCATCGACTACCGGCGCTATCTGGCCCGGTGA